DNA sequence from the Salvia splendens isolate huo1 chromosome 19, SspV2, whole genome shotgun sequence genome:
AAAAAgacaatttaaaatattttcataagtcaaaaaatttattttattgatggTCAGTAGCTGTCGCATAAGAAATGAGATGTACTGAGCTTTggtatttaaaatattttggtaagtcaagaataatattattgatgGTCAGTAGTTGTCGGATACGTTATCAGTCGTACTGAGCTTCAGGCTGCACTGATAATGCAGAAACATTGGGCAAACTTATATGTAGTGACGTTAGGGCATCAATAACGCTAGTGGCCGGGCCGCAAAaagcgagtcccggcccgggcATTGCGTTGGACGAGCGGAAGTTGCGGCCTGGACCGGTCCCGGGGTCCGGCCCTGGCTATCGTTGGAGGGTTCGGGACGGGCTGCAAACccccaaaatttatttttttttttctttttttttgcccATTTATACCCATTTCTTCAACATTCTTCCACAAATTTCTCAATTTCTATCctctaaattatttcaatattttttctacgaattgtaatttttattttttagggcttaatattttttttctaggatttgtaattttttttcctaggatttgtaattttctttgttCGACTAAACAATATTTTTTCCCGGTTTGAATTATTTAACGTATTGCATTCACgagtaaaataggttgaagttgtgaatagtgtcatttattagttgcggcccgggttggggcctgcagggttagagcagttggagCCTGAGCCGCAACCGTAAGGGAATGATGACGtagaggggacttggggcctgaaatAAGGATGAGGTTAATGATGCTCTTAACTATGAATCTTACTTAGTTTAATCTGCATATCAATGGGAGTAAGTAACTAATTTCCTGTTGAATGTGATGGTTAAGTTTTGGTCAATTATTCAACGGGATTACGGTAGAAATCGCGACAGGAGGGAGAACAAATCGCGACAGGAGGCGGCAGAAATCACGACGGGATGGGAGAGTTCGAATTTCTGATTTTAGGCATGGATTTGGGGTTTTGAGGCTTTACATGTTATACGACGtcgtttaattaattttcagcGTTCTCCATGTCAAATTTTGTGGCTTGCCACGTAGGGAAACTCCAAGGTCGGGTCAAAAGGGAAATTCAGAATTAGTTgaattttagtaaaaaaaaatcaaaatgataGGGAAAAATGGCGTTCGCACTAGATTTTCGATCGACAACTGGACCAGACCAACATCGTTAATCGATAGATAGATTTGGAAGTTTACATGGAGAAGAAGACTATTTGCAAAACACAAGACAGACTCAACTCCAACTCATTACCAGTTCAAGATCAACATTACAAGCATATCAACTGCAAAAAGAATTCCCACCAACAGTTGCTTAGAAAGCTAAACTTCCTACActctcttcatcttcatcttcatcttcctcctctCCCCGACTAGCTAAATCATGATGAATTCTATAGCTCCCTATCCCCTCCTTACCTTAATCTACAAAGAACAAACAAATGGCTTGAGCACCAGCTCTAGAGGGAAGTGTCGGGTTCGTTTCTAGGCTCGGCCCTGCATCTCATCTCAACGACCTTCTTGTGCGAGTTTGAGTGCAGAGATGGGACAAAGGTTGGGCTAGCAGCAGGCCGGTATTCAGGGAACAGCCTCCCAGTCTTGTGGCGGACGCCACAAGCATTGCACAGTGTCTTCGGCCCCATTGGCCCCGCCCTCCACTGCGGAGTCTTTGTTACCTCACAATGCAAGCATTTCCGAACAGGCTGGGCGTCTTGAGCTGTCGGGTTTGCAGGAAGCGTTATCTTGATTTTCTTGCTCTTCTTTGAAGGAAGCGACTCAGCAAAGCTATCGGATTCCGGGGAAGAAGCAGCACGGGGATTCTCCACGCAAGAGGATGAAGGGGAGACGAGCTGGATTGCTGGCTTGGGATTGAAAGCTGGTGGCCGAGGACGCTTGCTGCGTGCACGTTGGGGGCCAAGATGGACGGGGCTAAGGGGCATCACGCTTCCCCCCGAGGTGGGACTGCTagtgctgctgctgctgcttcctGAAAACGAGTCCTCCATGAAGGTCGAAAGCCACTCCAACTGCACTATATCCTCATACTGCAACATCACGGACTAATGGATCAGATCATCAAAGAATATCATTCAATTGATAATCAATAATAATCTCTTCAAAAGCATTGGATGTAATAATCAAGAACATTCATAAAATTAGTAACTTAATCATTTAAAAACCACCTAAACTTCATTTTTTCTAATCAAATTACATGCTGAATGACAGGAATTCAACCTGAACTCACACACAATAACACTTATCCTATCAAATGTAAAACATCAATATTCACTTAATTCATTAAACATCTTTTTGTGTAATAATCAAGAATCTCTTCAAAAAGCATTGGATGTGTAGCAATAATCAAGACCATACATAAAACTAGTAACTTAATCACTAAAAACCACCTAAACTTCATctataaatttcattttttctaaTACAATTGAACTTAAACTCACACACAAAAATCCTATCAAATGTAAAACATCAATATTCACTTAGTTCAATAAACATCATATACCATGAAGGTTTTACTACACAAAAGGTTTATGTTGAAGAAGCTCACCGGAACAGAGAGCTCAGCAGCGAGGTCGGAGGCAGAGGTGACGGAGAAGAGGGAGTCGCAGCCCTGCAACGCCTCGTCCCAGGTGGGGAAATCCTTGTAGTCACTGGAGCTAACTACATTAGCATCATCGCACTCAATGTCTGGGGGAAACTCAATCAAATCCTCCATTTGACCGAAGAAGTTTCCACAGTCGATTTCGTCTATCAACTCTGGCTCCATAACCCCTCTCTACACTACTACGCCAACAACTGTAACATAGCAAGAAACATGTTACAAATGAGAATTTGGTGTACAATGCCTACATagattaaaacaaaaaacattgaAGAACAAGAGGGTGAAGCATTTTTTGAATTCTTGCAAACAACAACCTAGAAAACGTTAACATAATCAGTCACAAACAAAAGTGGATATGGGCATGTTTCAAGATTACATCTTTCAAGCAAAATTTACTCAAATGTGAACATCTACCATGTAAAATTGGTTCTTGAAAGCTTATACATAGGTGGGACCAAAAGGGTGAAGCATTTTTTAAATTCTTGCAAACAACAACCTAGAAAGCCTTAACATAATTGTTCACACATAATCAGTCACAAACAAAATTGGATGTGGGCATGTTTCAAGATTACACCTTTCAAGTAAAATTAACTCAAATGTGAACATTTACCATATCAAAATTGGTTCTTGAAATTTAAAACagcaaaaaaggaaaacgcaGAGGCAAACCTTGGTGGGATGAAGGAGAAAGTGAGAGATGTGTCCTTGTTTATATGCACAAGTCCCAAAGCAAATGAAGTAGAAGTAAGAGTTGCTAGTTTGAAGGTGTGTGAGAGTGAATATGAAGAGGGAGGAAGTGAGGCTAAAAATAGTGAATGAGGGAAGAAATGGTAGGTGAAATTCTTGCTTCAATGCAAGCTGTCTATTGCAATCAGCCTTTCACTGTCGTCATGTTTAAGACTTGCTCGAACACGGGTCCCACACCACTCCCACCGCTCTATCTTTACGCGTAATCACAGAGCCACCGGAGCTGTAAATGTGCGGGATTACACGGGAATGGTGTTTTTGTCAGCAAACTTTGTTTAGAATAACATTTGCCCAACAAATTAgctttatttttcaattaaaattagTTTGAATTTAACGAAAGTAAATGCAGCACGTGACTTGCTACGAACATGTTATGTCCATCACATGCCacaatttattcatttaataGTAATGTAATTTGACAAAATGCTAACAGCTGTTGTGTGTAACATAATTATGTGAATTTGGTAGAAAATAGAGGAAAATCCAAAATTGTTTTTGAAATAATTCTTCAATTAATTTGACCGGccattgtaatttgtaaacctTTTCTTTCTTCAAAATTGTTGTTGAAATAATTCTTCAATTAATTTGACCGGccattgtaatttgtaaacctTTTCTTTTCATTATACATAGTATTTTTTAACCATAAGAAATATCTAAAAGTATCTCTACAGCTTACTTGAATTGCACTCTATGAATCACATCGTTTTAAAAGACTTAACGATTGTATAATGCATATATACCATTTATGGAAACCCACATATAACAATTCAAGGTTCGtgtttttttgcattttaatttaGCATTCTAACAATTGGTAAATGCACAATTAATACTATGTTATtttcaataatactaataaagtagtagtaacataattttttatattaatgtttcATTCTTTATCTATTTCTTCCTCCAAACctcatgttttaaaaaatattattcttcaTTTTTAGTAGTATTTCACGACTTCAAATTATTATGCAAAGACAAATTCATCTGAGCCTCTTTTTAATTCACGCTTCTAAAAAATGTAGTAGTAATACTTAATTATTTTGTGCGTAAAATGAATATGTCAAAAGTAATTGTTCTTATTATTAAAACTAACAATGTTAATGaataagaatatatattattgtTTGAAAAAGCAAGTTTGTTCGGGTCTGGCCTCGGTCCAGACAGGTTAGACCGCACACACTGTCCGACAAGGAAAGTAAATGAACCAAGATGTTCAGATGCTATTCAGAGTTCAACTCGGAATAAACTTGTTCAATAGTTAGATAAACGAACCAAGTTTGAGCATGATAGTCTTCGTCTTCGACTCGTTAACTTAACATAGAGAGGAGTGCATCTCTAAGTGTCCCCACAAAGCTACCCTACTAGACTCCATGAAGTACTagttaatactccatataaatgaTATGACCCCTTTGTGCCAGAATTTAAACTCCCTCTACTATTTATCTGGTGAAATGAACTGGGTCTTAACAAATCGAAATTTTAGTGCCATTCACATAATTATGGTTGTTCGGACAAAACTTAACTTCAAAGACAATGAGTAGCTCAAATGTTCCTCAACCTCAACTATAAGCTAATGATGATGGCCAAAAACTTCAATACTTATCTGAATTAAACTTTTTTGCCAATATTTTATTACTACCATGCTGATACAAGATACTTTTACCATGCTTGGTTTACTTATAGTGTGTGGGCTTAATTTTGTCAGCTGTGTATGAAATTTTACCACTACCAtccatccatatatatatatatagggatgtattcatttccttttcctatatttcctcctttttccttcttaatatcagccattagattagagaaatgaacGGTCacgatcaacattgggta
Encoded proteins:
- the LOC121779952 gene encoding GATA transcription factor 8-like translates to MEPELIDEIDCGNFFGQMEDLIEFPPDIECDDANVVSSSDYKDFPTWDEALQGCDSLFSVTSASDLAAELSVPYEDIVQLEWLSTFMEDSFSGSSSSSTSSPTSGGSVMPLSPVHLGPQRARSKRPRPPAFNPKPAIQLVSPSSSCVENPRAASSPESDSFAESLPSKKSKKIKITLPANPTAQDAQPVRKCLHCEVTKTPQWRAGPMGPKTLCNACGVRHKTGRLFPEYRPAASPTFVPSLHSNSHKKVVEMRCRAEPRNEPDTSL